AAACCATTAGCAATACCCAGGGATAACCTATATATGATTGGCCATCTGTGTGCTTCCCCGTTTCCATCTGTGCATAAGAGACAAGATTATTGAATTCAGCACATAGGGGATGATTTGTTGCATCATGTTAGCTCTGACAACTAAATTAGCCATAAACTTTAGACTGTCTTAATCAAACGAAGGACTTGTTCCAAACACGAGGAAAAGAAATTCTCAGACAAGAAGTCTCTGCAGGAAATTAAGATCCAAAACTTTTGAAGGGGAAAATGGTCATGCATGAAAATTGTCTGGAGGCAAAACCTTTTACTCAGCATTGTCTCATGCATTAGACGACACATTATCACATTTTGCTGTCAAAGATTGTTGAACCGTGGGAGGGTTACATAGAGGAGCAAATGAGGGAATAATCCATGTCTAGTTTcttcctatcttttcttttctaagcaTATTAAAATGATTGTCCTACATGTGATGGGCTGTTGAGTCTGATAATAAAGACAAATCTATGTCAATCCAGCTAACAACAACTCAACAAGGAGCTTACCCATTGCTTTGCCAGCCACCAAGACTattatagaaaagaaaatgaacttaAAACAAGTACCAAAATTTGTGCTTCGTCCTACTAGATACTCTAAGAAATTTTAGGAAGCAAGAAAAACAGATCTACTGGACACAAAATGTTTCTCTTAGATCACCAAATTAAGCCAAGAACACAGTAAGCAAGAGGCAAATCTACATaactaaccaagaaagcattTGGCATACGTAAGTAGGACccagaaagaagaaagaacgaGCTGCTGTACcaatttctgataaaaaaaaaaaaaagatcagaaGAAAAAGCAGAAGGGAAAGACTGCAATCTTCCCCTTGAGAAAACCAGTATACATAGTCAAATTTTACCTAGTAACGTAAAATTTGAACTATTCATCCATGTTAACTGTTTTCCTCCTATGGATGTGTGTAAAATTTCTAGTACACCATACTCCAAAGAAAATTGAGCATTGTCCCGTAATTACTCAAATTGCATAGTTGCTGATGCGCCTAGTTTTGTTTATGTCGTCAGAAATCCgttcaaacaaataaaaactgAGCAAAGCTAAGAGAAACAAGTCAAGGGAATCAAAAAACAATTGGTAGAGTCTAACCTCTTATAAGTTGGGCCAAGGTGCCCCACTGGTAAAACGGATGAACCAGCAGCTTTTCTCCTCTGGACCCTGCATAAAATGCACAGAGGGGCACCAAATTTGGATGCCTTAAAGATCCCAATAATTGCACAATCGGCACAACTTCCTTCATCCTCAATGTACAAGTAGGCCTCAGAAATCTCAGCAGAGCAAGTGAGTTAGTACGCAGCAAATTAGCCCTGTACAAAGTCCCATAACTAGATTTTCCTATCACTTCACCTGGAGCTTCAAGGATATCATATACACTGAGATCTTCAGCACCCTGAAACCTGATCAAGTCTTCTCTATCCGTTCCCGCCTCTCTTTCTTTAAACTCAAAGCCGGCTTCTAAATCTTTTGGGACATTTTGTTCTGTCTTCTTCCAGCAACAGTAGATCATCAGGAAAAGAATTGCGGCAGCTCCTGATAAAGACAGCCCTATGATTAATGCCAGCATATACTTGTGCTCCATTTTGGTTAGAAAGAGTAGTAATTCTGTGGAGGGGCGATGTTTGTTCTAATATgggaaaagccaaaaaaaaaaaaagatggtaaCTTTACGGGATTCGATTCTGGACAAGAAGAAAGATCCAAGATTTGTAGGTAGGAAGGTTAGAATTTATTAGAAAGCGGTAGTTGGAAGTGAAAGTGAAATGTGATCACTCACATGGGTTCATAATCATTATTAACaagaaaacagaaagaaaaacGGATTTCCTTCCTTAATTTCGGAAAATGCCATGAAGAGTTTGGGATCGCTGGtggataaaaagaaaaacatctGCCACTGCAACCGCTGATGATAGATGGGCTTCTTAGGACAGAGGTGCTGAGGTAAACTGCAGTCTGCAAGACTGCAACAAACGGATTGGAGGAATGGAAGACTATAAGTCTCAGGCCTCAGGTCAGGGACGGCGTTAAATGTCAGGcagcagaaaattttttttaaaaaaaaaatcacaaaggGGCAGCATGTGCTGGTTTTACCCGGTCCTGATTGGGATTGTGCTAGCGACGTTTCTGCTGTTGGCTGGCTCAAGGGAGTTGGGCTGTGGGCTGtaggttattttattttatatttttttgataataaaatttcctGTGAATTTATGGTTCGATTCGATCACTTTGTTTcgaaagtaatttttttttattttttttgttaatatatttttaaattatttttttatctcatatatatatatatatatatatatatcaaatcgttacaacaattttattacaaaaaaatcCAAGAAATGCACTCCAACCATGACCTAAGACTTCTTAAAAGTTTCTCGCAAATCACGCATCAATATAACTCTCGTTTcaataacaaaattttttttttttttttttataaaaaatgatcAGTTTTTATCATTTAGATCGACATGGACTATAGATTGTACTACCACTATAGTTGTTAAAGTACGTTCCTGCCCGTCAATCATAAAAAAGGTGTAATGTTGATTCTGGCTTTCTTGGGATACAAAACATTGGTGGTGGGTACATAGTACATACAGTTAGGACCAGAATTCGCTGTTATGGATCATCTAGCTTTTGCGTTAATTGGCTAATTCTTTTGTTCCATGGTAAATGAGGAAGAAGGGAAGAAATTGTAAAATCAAATtaacccttttttctttttgttcagaCCGACTGACCTTGACGCATTTAATCAGCTGATCCAAGAATTAACCAGACAAGATGAAAtaaatctagtaggattaacaGGTTCCACGAGCAGAAAACTTGTTCCACGATCTTCGCAAGGCTTTTGGGACATTTTATTAAAAGATAAGATATTGATAATGAACACTTAAAACTTCAAAGGCTAATTAAATAAGAAAATCATCCAAAGAATATAGAATCACGCTACGGAGTTTTTTTTAAAGTGAAGAAGTTAGACTTTGTTCACTTGACAAATATTCGATCAGTTTTTCATACTTGTACaaatgtatttttatttttgtggtgCATGTGCCCAGGGAGCAGTATCAAACCCTCAATTTTATTGGTTGACCAATATTAGGATAAAAATTCTGTGCCCAGGGAGCATTttttggggagggggggggggggggctgtTATTAGTGCTTTCTTCATATGGGAATTTGGGATGGGATCGGATATGGGGTTCCACAACTCACTGTGTAATTGTACCATGCAGTTATGTAGGTAGAGTTAATAATGGGAGATTagtaaattcaaaaaaaaaaaaaaaacagtgttAGATTGgtaaattcaaaaataaaaatagtggGAGATTGGTAAATGCCAAATTGGATTAGTTGACATTTAGACGTGACCAAAACCACTGATTCTGATTTTAAAATTTACAGTTCATATTCTTTTAAAAGGTGCAATTTGAATCAGTTCTTGATGCTCTGGTTCcagtttgattttgattttgattttattccAATTACGTTTCTGATTTCTTTCGGTTACAGTTTCGATTCCTTTAATTATGGTTAAATACTGCTTGTTAAAAAACTGATTCTAAAAAAAATATGACGAtgaatatagaaaaaaaaaaagaactttattgtattatcatgtacaaggaaaacgaaaaaatgatgcaaattttatgaaaaaataccTCATTATTGATTTAGATTATTTATGGGGTCTAGACCTATTAATGGGATGGGATAATAAATTGTTGGGTTAGAATTGGATTTGTTGATATTGGGTGTTgactattgatattgaactctAAACTTGTCAAATAGATTACGGTAgcaattattttttcaaaaacaatttGAACCAATTCTAAATCACCGATCCTATTctagttcaaaattttgatgaatgAATATGAACGTTTAGTCACGATTACGGTTCTGATTCCAATTTCCAAAATCTAGGTTCGATTCTGATTCAATAAGTTGTATAAGATCTGATTCTCTAGTTCAACATCTTCTATTTATAATTACTTCCACCTTACCATTCAACCTAACTCTCCCCTACTTACAACGACGAGTTAGTGCATTATTCGGTAATTATGACTCGTTCTTCTACGCAGGTTTTGGCCCATGTTGGAAAGCAACAAGAAAGCACAcaattcttttttaaaaaaaaaggtccaTTTAAGAAGATTGGTCCTCAAGGCGTAAAATTGGCCGTTCGAAACATCACTTCTATGAATGAGTTttgcattattttttttttgaccttttattAAGAAAGAACAATTAATGCCTATATCTGCGTAATCGAAATGGTCCAGATATGAAATGGTCCTGGATCCAGTTCCCCTTGCCTTCGTCCACCTCGGAATCGGATCAAATGAGATGATGTGTTGTCTCTCTTGCCTACTCTctttaaaagaagaaaggggCACGAAGCCAGGAGCATTAAAGAAGGGAAGCCCACCCCTTCGAATTGGCCTTGTTTggatagtcttttttttttcgtgatcacattttactattatctttttttctcacatacatcaaatcgttacagtaatttttctataaaaaaaattctagaaaatgcaatcaaaaaatTGCCGTCTTGCATGGCTCAATTACTTTTTCCCGGACTGGGTTTATATCCTTTTGACCTTCTGTTTCAAATGCTTTTACTATGCTggtggttaaaaaaaaaaaaagcacttttttttttcaagcaaCTTAGGTGGTGGGTTCGTGCCTTAATTATGGGCAATATTGATTAGTTGCTGGTGACCCGGCACCTAACTAAACCTGTGGCTTGATATCTTCATGATTTTTCAAGCTCAGTCAAATGGGAAGGCCCCACCTCGTGAGGATGATTTCATGCCAAAAACTCCAGACATACCGGGGCCATCAACTTATTCATGTATGTAATTTGTAATTATTAATTAAGTACTAGCATAATACTTGAATTTGCTTTTCCATATATTTctaactagggtttttttttttttaacagagGACACTCGTTAAAATGTATTAGTTCatatgttaattttttttttttaaaaagtaaaattaatttaaaaaaagtgTATAAATATATGGAAGAATAATAATTGCTTACAAAGTCAATTAGATATCTTTACtattttgaagaatttcttCTAATGATAACGGAGAAAAGAAATAGGGAAGAGTTGGTAGGCAAATGGATGAAGAGAGGGACATTCCATTCCTCTCTATCCGGGAACTAATAAATTCCATTCTAGCTAATCCCCACTCCTTATGCATGGCCAATGCAATAATAAACATCCAATTAAGCCGAATATGTTTTCCGATCCGTACAATCCACAAAGTCACAAACTAAACACAGACACAATAATATGTTTTTCTGACTCGTGAATTGGTTCGTTTCTTGCACCAGTGACCTAATAATTTGCAATGTCATGATCGTTTATTTAGGCAACGTACCTTTCACAACAATTGCGTAGTGCCAAATTAGTTTCGGTGGAGGGTTGCAAAGTACAACTACTTCCTTTCTTTCTGATAGAAATACAGCAACATGATTCACGTATTATtggattcttcttcttcttcttcttctttttttcaagtataaatgaaAGGTTTCGAACATGGGACATTTCATTACATTCCCTTCCCCTGTACCATTCATTCAATTCATCCCTCAGTCACATATTGAATTCTTCATTCTACTAGTTAAACGAAACTTGAATACAGAATTTAGAACGATACAGGCTACACAAAATGGAACTTTTGTAAATCAGAGCACGTGCTTTTAGAGTCGTGCTATATCCGGCTGGATAGAGGAATTGTGATGGACTATGTTAATTTGAGGCCCTTGCCCATCAAGCAGAGAGGCTCCGACTGCTACTTACCAAGAATAAAGGTGCGATGGAAgctgagagaattctcaagaaGCTGAGAGAATATTTTCACGGTCGGTGAATCGTTATTATTATGCCTTAGTATTAATGCCTTAAAAGGGATTACAACAATGATTACCCTGTGTTATGTTTTCATACTTGTCACAATGTAGATGGTACTCGTGAAAAATATGTAGAAGTTAAGGAATATAGTACATGGGATTTGGGAGTTTGAACGATCGATCAGCTGGAGAGGAACCTAGTAAATCGCTCCATTGGTCTCCGGAGTTGCCCACAATTCGATAGCCTTCTTTTATCATCTCATCCCTCTTTTCTGACTTGTACATGGTTGCCTGCTTCCGATAGTCCTCCGGGGATCTTTAGAATTTGGAGGTAACAAAAAAGATTAGTCAAAGGCACTTGAATCAGTAAAGCAACTCAGCTTACCATATCTATTGGGATTAGCAAAAAATCAAGGACCTACACGATTTACTTTTTCTGAATTTCTTCCCCTCTGTCTCATATTTTTTGGAGGCACAGGAAtataaatgaaacaaaaaaaagttgaTTACTTATATTTCATAAAGGACAATATGATCTCGCTCAGTTCAGGAAAGAAAATAAGACCCCTATAAATATTCGAAGCAACTTCTTTTGTGTTTTTCTTTATGTATTTAAAGAACTTGACTTTGTGCTGAACCTCTAATCTTACACAAAGAtgcaaagaaaatgcagaagatTAAAGATGGTTATGTCGGACCCCGACTTTACGCTGAGCAACCAGTTGTAAAATCAccaatgaaaacatgaaagaGGAAGTTCATGTTAACAGTCAACCTTCTATCAGTCCAACAATTAAGCTTCTAATCACCATCATTTATGAGGGTTCCCAAGTGCAAAGTGTTAAGACATGGAAACTCAATGCAACATCTCACCTGAAAAGGCAAagtacaaaacatgaatttAACTCTAGCATCAACTTGTTGGACAAAGGCATGGTATCAATTTGACTCCAAAACAAAGAACAAGACCACACACGATCTTGGGTTATGTTGAGACagaatgaaaagaaaatgtcTTATGGAAAAAGAATTAACCAAAAGACCAGCCAGTCAAAAGCATTATGTatcatttttgtcttataattagaaaataaatatacCAAGAAATCTCGACATGCGTGTTCTTTCCCAAaaatattgaatttgaattgtaTGCTTGGCATGGGAATGGTACCATAATTAGGTGTAAAGGTAGATATGCATTATCATTATAGAAAGAAAAAACAGTAAATGAAGACTGTCCTATCCAAATCTCATTCCGCATAAAAGACTTTGTCCTGTTCAAAATTCATTGAACATGAAAGACTCTGTCCTATTCAAATCAGTTTCTCAGGGAGTACGTttatagaaagaaaaagagaaaagaaaacccCTGATATTAACGCAAAAGGTTCTGTGGTCTTTGGTATTTTGGAGCAAGCAAGACCTAAGCTCTCTTCTTTCAGCACTGAGATTGCAGTAAGCTTACTACCAATCACATACATACTGACACAATAGGCTCATGACCATGGATTCTTCTCAATATGCCTAATTTATACCACATTTAGAGACTTGGTTACCTGCATGAACAATAGAGTCGTTC
This portion of the Coffea arabica cultivar ET-39 chromosome 2e, Coffea Arabica ET-39 HiFi, whole genome shotgun sequence genome encodes:
- the LOC113725197 gene encoding putative kinase-like protein TMKL1; amino-acid sequence: MEHKYMLALIIGLSLSGAAAILFLMIYCCWKKTEQNVPKDLEAGFEFKEREAGTDREDLIRFQGAEDLSVYDILEAPGEVIGKSSYGTLYRANLLRTNSLALLRFLRPTCTLRMKEVVPIVQLLGSLRHPNLVPLCAFYAGSRGEKLLVHPFYQWGTLAQLIRDGNGEAHRWPIIYRLSLGIANGLNYLHNDLEMPIIHGNIKSKNILLDRHCQPYLSDFGLHLLLNPTAGQQMLDASAAEGYKAPELIKMKDVNEESDVYGFGVILLELLTGKEPIDDNPTPDQDFHLPNAIRTAILDDQITELYHLDIILNESSDQRVVTKDRILVLFQLAMACCSPSPSLRPDVKQILSKLEEIRK